In Bacillus thuringiensis, the DNA window TCATCTGCAACGATTTCTGATACATAACCGTCTTCTTTCGCTTCTACTTCAATTTCAAACTGTGCTTGTGGTAATTTTGAAGGATCATCAACAACAGATGCATCGCCGCCTTGCGCTGATAAGAACGTTTTAAATGATTCTAGCGCTTTACCGTTGTTCATTACTTCAATTAATTTCTCACGTGCATCTTCTAAAGATGAAGCTTGTCCAGCAAGGTACACCATTTGACTTCCAAGTGTTAAACATAACTCTTCTAAATCTTTTGGCCCTTTACCTTGTAATGTATCAATTGCTTCTTGTACTTCAAGTGCGTTACCAATGGCCTCACCAAGCGGTTGACTCATATCAGAAATAACAGCCATCGTATTACGACCAACGTTATTACCAATGCGCACCATCGCTTCCGCTAAACGTTTTGCATCTTCATCTGTTTTCATAAATGCACCTGCTCCAGTTTTTACATCAAGAACAATTGCATCTGCACCAGCAGCAATTTTTTTACTCATAATCGAGCTTGCAATAAGCGGAATTGAGTTTACTGTTGCCGTTACATCACGAAGTGCATACAATTTTTTATCCGCAGGTGTTAAGTTTCCACTTTGACCAATAACTGCGATTTTGTTTTCATTTACAAGACGCATGAATTCATCATTTTCGATTTCAACATGGAATCCTGGAACTGCTTCTAATTTATCAATCGTACCACCAGTATGTCCTAAACCACGTCCAGACATTTTTGCAACCGGTACACCTAAAGCGGCTACTAATGGACCTAATACAAGTGTTGTTGTATCACCAACGCCACCTGTTGAGTGCTTATCTACTTTTACTCCTTCAATAGCTGATAAGTCGATTGTATCACCACTATTTACCATTGCCATTGTTAAATCAGCACGTTCTTGATCGTTCATATCTTGGAAGAAAATTGCCATTGCAAGTGAACTTACTTGATAATCAGGAATATCACCATTCGTATATCCTTCAACAATAAAGTTAATTTCTTCTGTCGTTAATGCATGTCCGTCACGTTTTTTTGCAATTAGGTCCACCATTCTCATTGTGAGGTCACCCCTTCATTTGTTTTACGATTGCTTTTACTAATGCTAAGAAGTTAGCTTTAACACGTTCTGTCGTTTCGATTACTTCATCGTGGTGAAGTGGCTGATCTAAAATACCAGCTGCCATATTTGAAATACAAGAAATACCAAGTACTTTCATACCAGCATGACGCGCTACAATTACTTCAGGTACTGTTGACATACCAACTGCATCTCCGCCAAGTGTACGAAGCATACGAATTTCAGCAGGTGTTTCATATACAGGACCTGTCATTCCTACGTATACACCTTCTTGTACTTTAATATTTAAGTCTGCTGCAACTTGTTTCGCCATTTCACGAAGTTCTGTCGTATATGATGTAGACATATCAGGGAAACGTACACCCATTTCAGAATCATTTGGTCCGATTAATGGATTTGTACCCATGAAGTTAATGTGGTCTGAAATTAACATAAGATCGCCTGGCTCGAATGATGTATTTACACCACCAGCTGCATTTGTTACAACAACTGTTTCTACACCTAGTTCTTTCATAACACGAACTGGGAATGTTACTTTTTGCATGTCGTATCCTTCATAGAAGTGGAAACGTCCTTGCATTGCTACTACTGTTACACCTTGAAGTGTACCGAATACTAATTGACCTGCATGGCCTTCTACAGTTGAAACTGGGAATTCAGGGATTTCACTGTAAGGTACTGTTACTGCATTCTCGATTTCATCTGCTAATACACCTAGTCCTGATCCAAGGATTAGTCCTACTTGTGGCGTTTCTTGAAATTTCTCTTTTAAGTATGAAGCTGATTTTGTAATAAGTTCACGATTCATTTGTTTATCCCCCTATTTCTTTAGCTCGTTTAAGAAGCTTGTTCCGTGTTCTGGCATTTTCACACCGAAGTTTTCTGCTACAGTTGCACCAATATCAGCAAATGTTTGGCGAAGTGATAATTCTTGTCCGCCATCTTTCATGCTTGGGCTATATGCTAATAACGGTACATATTCACGTGTATGATCAGTACCATGATGAACTGGGTCATTACCGTGGTCTGCTGTAATTAATAATAGATCATCTTCTTTTAGTTTTTCGAATACTTCTGGAAGACGTGCATCATATTCTTGCAGAGCTTCTCCGTATCCTTGTGGATCACGGCGGTGTCCAAATAATGCATCAAAGTCAACTAAGTTTAAGAAGCTAAGACCTGTAAAGTCCATATTTAATGTATCTACAAGCTTATCCATTCCATCCATATTAGACTTCGTACGAAGTGATTCAGTTACACCTTCACCATCATAGATGTCAGAGATTTTACCGATAGCAATCACATCATAATCACTATCTTTTAATTCATTCATTACTGTACGGCCGAATGGTTTTAATGCATAGTCATGACGGTTCGGTGTACGTGTAAAGTTTCCAGGCTCACCAACGAATGGACGAGCGATAACGCGGCCTACCATGTATTTCTCATCTAACGTTAATTCACGTGCAATTTTACAAATTTTATATAACTCATCAAGTGGCACTACTTCTTCGTGTGCTGCGATTTGTAATACACTATCAGCAGAAGTGTAAACGATTAAAGAGCCTGTTTCCATTTGTTCTTGACCAAGTTCATCAAGAATTTCAGTTCCAGAAGCTGGTTTATTACCGATGATTTTACGGCCTGTTTTTTCTTCTAATTCATCAAGTAATTCTTTTGGGAATCCTTCTGGGAACACTTGGAATGGTGTATCAATGTAAAGACCCATGATTTCCCAGTGACCTGTCATTGTATCTTTACCAGTAGATTTCTCCTGCATTTTTGTATAATATCCAAGTGGTTTTTCTACTTTAGAGATGCCTTTCATTTCGCGAATGTTACCAAGACCTAATTTCACCATGTTAGGCATTTGTAACCCATTCATATGTTCAGCAATGTGACCAATTGTGTCAGATCCTAAATCACCAAACTGTTCAGCATCTGGTGCTTCACCGATTCCAACAGAGTCCATTACGACTAGGAATATACGTTTATATTTATTCATAACTGCGACCTCCTATAAGTTCAGTTCTACTTCTTGTAGTATGTTCAAAACGCTATAAAGTGAAACTGTTCTCCATAAGAATTCTCTTTCGTTCTCATTGTCAAACAGTACTTCTTTAAATGATTCTCTAACCTATTTCGTTTCCTTTGAAACGACTCAAAAACATTTCTAGTTTTTTCTAAGTCAGATGTCAGACATCTGATACTGATATCATAACATGTTTACGCTTTCTTTTTAATACATTTTCGTAGAATTTCTCATTTTCTTCACACTTCTATTGTAATCCATTATGCAAATAAGTGCTAATTATTTTATGATTTATTTCTTCACATAAAGCGAAACTTTAATATGCCCTGCCCGTAAATAACGAGATAAAAATAAAAAAAGCAGCTCTAAAGAGCTACTTTTTATTTTACTTCTACTGTTTCTTCTTTATGTTCATGCAGTTCACCTTTTTTAACATGAACTTTCACTTTGTAAGAACCGTTTTCTTTGAAAGTATGTTTCGTTTCATACTCTCCTTTATTTCCTTCTTTCGCTGGAATAAATTCGTGTTTTTCAACACCATCTTTCCAAATCTCAAGTTGTACTTCAGCACCAGTTAGCGCTTCTTCTTTTTGTTTTAAATGCACTTTCATAGTTGATTCAGCGTTTGCTTTTATGTCACCAGCCATAAGGTGGATCATTGTATCGCTTTTATGATCGCCATGTCCTGCACCGTGATCACTATTTTCTTTTTTCGCATCTTCTACTTTCGCATTTCCCACAGCCACTTTTACTTCTGGCATAACATGCATTTCACGCGCATTTGTGTGAGCGATAATATGGTATACTCCATCCGTCTCGAACGTTTTCTCTACAGCATAAACACCTTTTCCTTTATGCT includes these proteins:
- the deoB gene encoding phosphopentomutase; translated protein: MNKYKRIFLVVMDSVGIGEAPDAEQFGDLGSDTIGHIAEHMNGLQMPNMVKLGLGNIREMKGISKVEKPLGYYTKMQEKSTGKDTMTGHWEIMGLYIDTPFQVFPEGFPKELLDELEEKTGRKIIGNKPASGTEILDELGQEQMETGSLIVYTSADSVLQIAAHEEVVPLDELYKICKIARELTLDEKYMVGRVIARPFVGEPGNFTRTPNRHDYALKPFGRTVMNELKDSDYDVIAIGKISDIYDGEGVTESLRTKSNMDGMDKLVDTLNMDFTGLSFLNLVDFDALFGHRRDPQGYGEALQEYDARLPEVFEKLKEDDLLLITADHGNDPVHHGTDHTREYVPLLAYSPSMKDGGQELSLRQTFADIGATVAENFGVKMPEHGTSFLNELKK
- a CDS encoding pyrimidine-nucleoside phosphorylase, producing MRMVDLIAKKRDGHALTTEEINFIVEGYTNGDIPDYQVSSLAMAIFFQDMNDQERADLTMAMVNSGDTIDLSAIEGVKVDKHSTGGVGDTTTLVLGPLVAALGVPVAKMSGRGLGHTGGTIDKLEAVPGFHVEIENDEFMRLVNENKIAVIGQSGNLTPADKKLYALRDVTATVNSIPLIASSIMSKKIAAGADAIVLDVKTGAGAFMKTDEDAKRLAEAMVRIGNNVGRNTMAVISDMSQPLGEAIGNALEVQEAIDTLQGKGPKDLEELCLTLGSQMVYLAGQASSLEDAREKLIEVMNNGKALESFKTFLSAQGGDASVVDDPSKLPQAQFEIEVEAKEDGYVSEIVADEIGTAAMLLGAGRATKESEIDLAVGLMLRKKVGDSVKKGESLVTIYANRENVEDVKAKIYENMKISKDHVDAPTLVHGIVTK
- a CDS encoding purine-nucleoside phosphorylase — its product is MNRELITKSASYLKEKFQETPQVGLILGSGLGVLADEIENAVTVPYSEIPEFPVSTVEGHAGQLVFGTLQGVTVVAMQGRFHFYEGYDMQKVTFPVRVMKELGVETVVVTNAAGGVNTSFEPGDLMLISDHINFMGTNPLIGPNDSEMGVRFPDMSTSYTTELREMAKQVAADLNIKVQEGVYVGMTGPVYETPAEIRMLRTLGGDAVGMSTVPEVIVARHAGMKVLGISCISNMAAGILDQPLHHDEVIETTERVKANFLALVKAIVKQMKG
- a CDS encoding FixH family protein: MKKLIMTLFIAMLALAGCNTNKEEPQKEKKLEAVKVAVQTNPKEIKPGEKTEVQALVTQGKEKVTDADDVKFEIWKSGDEKHEMLDGKHKGKGVYAVEKTFETDGVYHIIAHTNAREMHVMPEVKVAVGNAKVEDAKKENSDHGAGHGDHKSDTMIHLMAGDIKANAESTMKVHLKQKEEALTGAEVQLEIWKDGVEKHEFIPAKEGNKGEYETKHTFKENGSYKVKVHVKKGELHEHKEETVEVK